The DNA segment AAGATTTCATTGATTTTATTTGTAGCCGGTCTTTCGATTACAACCACTTCAAATCCATTGGGAACTACTTCATCATTGGCCTGGGCTACATACCTGAAATCAACAAGAAAATATCTTCCTTTTTCAGTTGCAAGAGCTATCCCGGTTGTTCCTGTAAACCCTGTAAAATATCTCAAATTTACCAAATCCGTTATCAATATACCATCTAAACTTTTTTCTTCCATCAATTTTCTCAACTTCATCATTTTCCCCCTATTTATTTTGTTCTCGATAATAATATTACATCATTCTAGGATTTATAGCAATATGAAAAAAATAGGAGTCTGACAGCTTTCAGCCATCAAACTCCATTTTTTTTAATCTTCCCAGCTTTGCGATCTAGTTACAGCTTTTTTCCAACCTTTATACATCATTTCTTTTTTCTCTTCCTCTAACTCAGGTTCATACATTTTATCCAGACTCCATCTTTCCATTATCTCATCCTTGTCATTCCAGAATCCAACAGCAAGACCAGCAAGATAAGCTGCTCCCAGAGCTGTAGTTTCAGTTACCTCAGGTCTCAGTACCTCTGCTCCTAAGATATCTGATTGAAATTGCATCAAGAAGTTATTTGCAACTGCTCCTCCGTCAACTTTTAAACTAGATAATTGAATTCCTGAATCCTCCTGCATAGCTTCTATAAGATCTTTACTCTGGTATGCTATAGCTTCTAAAGTTGCTCTTATGATATGGTTTCTATTAGCTCCACGAGTAAGACCTACAATACATCCCCTTGCATACATATCCCAATATGGAGATCCCAGCCCTACAAATGCAGGCACTACATAGACACCATTACTGTCCTTTACTTTATTAGCGAAATACTCAGTATCTGCCGCGTCTTTAATAAGTCCCATCTCATCACGAAGCCACTGTACCGATGCTCCACCTACAAATACACTTCCTTCTAAAGCATATTCTACCTTTCCATCGATTCCAATGGCGATAGTAGTCAACAATCCATTTTTAGATTCTACCATCTCTGTTCCTGTATTCATAAGTAAGAAACATCCAGTACCATAGGTATTCTTTGCTTCTCCAGCTTTAAAACAAGCCTGTCCAAACAGTGCTGCCTGCTGATCTCCTGCTATCCCGGCAATAGGAATCCTAAATCCTCCCTTACCACCTAGGTTGGTCTCTCCATAGATCTCACTTGAGTTTTTTACCTCTGGCAGCATAGATTTTGGCACATCTAAAATTTCCAATAGTTTTTCATCCCACTTTAACTCTTTTATGTTAAATAACATAGTTCTAGATGCATTTGTATAGTCGGTCACATGAGCTTTTCCATTGGTTAACTTCCAAACTAACCAAGTGTCGATAGTTCCAAAAAGTAACTCTCCATTTTCCGCTTTTTCACGGGCTCCCTCTACATTATCTAA comes from the Psychrilyobacter piezotolerans genome and includes:
- the glpK gene encoding glycerol kinase GlpK, whose protein sequence is MAKKYVIALDQGTTSSRAIIFDKNGNTVGSSQREFTQIYPKAGWVEHDPMEIWATQSSMLTEVLAKTGIKPEEVASIGITNQRETAVVWEKSTGKPIYNAIVWQCRRTASICDEIKEDGHEDYIRKNTGLVVDAYFSGTKVKWILDNVEGAREKAENGELLFGTIDTWLVWKLTNGKAHVTDYTNASRTMLFNIKELKWDEKLLEILDVPKSMLPEVKNSSEIYGETNLGGKGGFRIPIAGIAGDQQAALFGQACFKAGEAKNTYGTGCFLLMNTGTEMVESKNGLLTTIAIGIDGKVEYALEGSVFVGGASVQWLRDEMGLIKDAADTEYFANKVKDSNGVYVVPAFVGLGSPYWDMYARGCIVGLTRGANRNHIIRATLEAIAYQSKDLIEAMQEDSGIQLSSLKVDGGAVANNFLMQFQSDILGAEVLRPEVTETTALGAAYLAGLAVGFWNDKDEIMERWSLDKMYEPELEEEKKEMMYKGWKKAVTRSQSWED